A single region of the Actinomycetes bacterium genome encodes:
- a CDS encoding transglutaminase N-terminal domain-containing protein, with protein MAGRLLQVTHRTGYRYAAPVVASFNEVRMTRLDDGGQRLLQHELHVEPRAAILSYPDYWGA; from the coding sequence ATGGCCGGCCGGTTGCTGCAGGTCACCCACCGGACCGGGTACCGGTACGCAGCTCCCGTGGTCGCGTCGTTCAACGAGGTGCGGATGACCCGGCTCGACGACGGGGGCCAGCGGCTGCTGCAGCACGAACTGCACGTGGAGCCGCGGGCGGCGATCCTCAGCTACCCCGACTACTGGGGCGCGTGA